In Xylocopa sonorina isolate GNS202 chromosome 3, iyXylSono1_principal, whole genome shotgun sequence, one genomic interval encodes:
- the LOC143422368 gene encoding nose resistant to fluoxetine protein 6-like, with protein MEDRKLVSGICLSIICVTCYQPIQASVQHSQAMTEALPAYAMSGFTEYLNLTGCRKEMEEFRQAVDRRTVWALRMLDASGLLPYGFTNGQNYWLGDRIGCKMLSDKMAIRYSEDRKKNNSLYRNPKEEFPPFELNFFTSSIRHDSVLQYNLPMEWENIVVLGLCLPATCTKHEVATMLNRMLDNGTLFADELYSMKLKLQSVAVLKVDDKWLQDSKIIVALFILVSLMAIVIASTLYDVMASQSRSQETECSSDRKENTDGSETRVQVQNENDDKKIEPSKRKLDNGLREYFVCFSLYTNIPEICTMNRNPKHVQIFDGIKTLSVLWVDLIHIIFYTFIFSGNHGIFAHGGLVFSLPVVLYGSVVVDTFFFMSGFFLMRHFQSQEAQQEALSLTAKFEMFLSAFYHRYIRIAPAYYVLLLLAMIFFSWQKQFSLFNEFEITGELCAKYWWRNVLFINSFFEWEDMCMNWTWFLADDMQFFLFTMCLLLLSITIDEFHDLVRHVYTFPWLRISPYLLGVGACILLKKWNYRLNLSKKVVVAIWILAFITQLWVIYGMSIEPISKGYTVFHTATCRTFWALSVGWVVIACITHNAGFIEKILSWEIWYPLNTLAYTAYLVNPVVIIGLYHTFSYPSYMDISISLMFLATTILTYVSALVLTATVEMPFIGLLRVYEKRKAANQCT; from the exons ATGGAGGACAGAAAATTAGTGTCAGGGATATGTCTATCTATAATTTGTGTGACGTGCTATCAACCGATCCAGGCGAGTGTACAACATTCGCAAGCGATGACAGAGGCACTTCCTGCGTACGCGATGTCTGGTTTTACGGAGTACTTGAACCTCACCGGATGTCGAAAGGAGATGGAAGAATTCCGCCAGGCAGTGGATCGTCGAACAGTCTGGGCTCTGAGAA TGTTGGATGCCAGTGGACTGCTGCCATACGGATTCACCAATGGGCAGAATTATTGGCTGGGGGATCGCATAGGATGCAAGATGCTGTCTGATAAGATGGCAATACGGTACTCAGAGGACCGTAAGAAGAACAATTCGTTGTACAGGAACCCGAAAGAGGAGTTTCCGCCGTTCGAGTTGAATTTCTTCACCAGCAGCATCCGTCACGATAGTGTTCTCCAATATAACTTACCGATGGAGTGGGAA AATATAGTAGTGCTTGGACTTTGCTTACCAGCTACGTGCACTAAGCATGAAGTAGCCACAATGTTAAACAGAATGCTAGATAATGGAACTCTATTCGCTGATGAACTTTATTCAATGAAACTCAAGTTGCAAAGTGTTGCTGTCTTGAAGGTCGACGATAAATGGCTTCAAGACAGTAAGATAATCGTGGCACT ATTTATTTTGGTTTCGTTAATGGCGATAGTAATAGCTAGCACGTTGTACGATGTTATGGCCTCTCAATCACGTTCACAGGAAACGGAGTGTTCGTCTGATCGTAAAGAAAATACAGATG GGTCAGAGACTCGCGTGCAAGTACAAAATGAAAATGATGATAAGAAAATAGAACCTTCGAAGAGGAAACTGGATAACGGTTTGAGAGAGTATTTCGTCTGCTTCTCTTTATATACAAATATACCGGAAATATGTACAATGAATCGAAACCCTAAACATGTGCAGATATTTGACGGGATAAAGACCCTGTCAGTGTTATGGGTCGATTTAATCCACATCATTTTCTATACATTCATATTTAGTG GTAATCACGGAATATTTGCGCATGGAGGGCTTGTCTTCTCTCTACCAGTAGTACTCTATGGTTCGGTCGTGGTGGACACATTTTTCTTTATGAGTGGCTTTTTTTTGATGCGCCATTTTCAATCGCAGGAGGCGCAGCAGGAGGCACTAAGCCTGACAGCAAAGTTTGAAATGTTTCTCAGTGCTTTCTACCACCGATACATCAG GATCGCACCAGCATACTACGTTTTGCTCCTCTTGGCGATGATCTTCTTCTCCTGGCAAAAACAATTTTCGTTGTTCAACGAGTTCGAGATAACAGGCGAACTGTGCGCGAAATATTGGTGGAGAAATGTTTTGTTCATCAACAGTTTCTTTGAATGGGAGGATATG TGTATGAATTGGACCTGGTTCCTAGCTGACGATATGCAGTTCTTCCTGTTTACTATGTGCCTCCTGCTGTTGTCGATCAC GATCGACGAATTCCATGATTTGGTGAGGCATGTATACACGTTCCCGTGGCTTAGAATATCGCCATATTTGTTAGGAGTGGGCGCATGCATACTTCTTAAGAAATGGAACTACAGACTGAATTTGTCAAAA AAAGTCGTAGTTGCAATTTGGATCCTAGCATTTATTACGCAATTATGGGTCATATATGGAATGAGCATTGAACCTATATCTAAAGGTTACACCGTTTTCCATACAGCTACATGCAGAACGTTCTGGGCCCTTAGCGTCGGTTGGGTCGTAATCGCATGTATCACACATAACGCTG GTTTCATTGAGAAAATCTTATCGTGGGAAATATGGTATCCCCTCAATACATTGGCGTACACCGCTTACCTCGTAAATCCTGTTGTAATAATAGGACTCTACCATACTTTTAGCTACCCGTCCTACATGGATATTTCAATT TCTCTCATGTTCCTTGCAACAACGATTCTCACTTATGTTTCTGCTCTTGTACTCACGGCTACAGTAGAAATGCCATTCATTGGATTGTTGCGAGTTTACGAGAAGAGAAAAGCTGCTAACCAGTGTACATAA